The following are encoded together in the Desulfococcus multivorans genome:
- a CDS encoding bacterioferritin: MAKAIKNTKEDRRNKVIEVLNKARGMELLAIHQYMNQHYNLDDMDYGDMAAKIKLIAIDEMRHAENFAERIKELGGEPVTTYEGTVEKGQPVQTVFPFDAELEDDTIDVYNQFLLVCRENGDSISVKLFETIIDEEQTHYNYFDSVNEHIQKLGDIYLAQIAGTPSSTGLTPKGFAVAGSGE, translated from the coding sequence ATGGCGAAAGCGATCAAAAACACGAAAGAAGATCGAAGAAACAAGGTCATCGAAGTGTTGAACAAGGCGCGGGGCATGGAGCTTCTGGCCATCCATCAGTATATGAACCAGCACTATAATCTGGATGACATGGATTACGGCGACATGGCCGCCAAAATCAAGCTGATCGCCATCGACGAGATGCGGCACGCTGAAAATTTCGCGGAGCGCATCAAGGAACTGGGGGGTGAACCGGTCACGACCTACGAGGGCACGGTGGAGAAAGGTCAACCGGTCCAAACGGTTTTCCCCTTTGACGCCGAACTGGAGGACGACACCATCGATGTCTACAATCAGTTTCTCCTGGTATGCCGGGAAAACGGGGACAGCATCAGTGTAAAACTTTTTGAAACCATCATTGACGAAGAGCAGACCCACTACAATTATTTTGACAGCGTCAATGAACATATTCAGAAATTGGGGGATATATACCTCGCCCAAATCGCCGGGACACCTTCCTCCACCGGGCTGACCCCCAAAGGCTTTGCCGTAGCGGGCAGTGGTGAATAG
- the aroH gene encoding chorismate mutase, translated as MNLDEQRLPEERGPMVCRGARGAVTVTENTDEAILAAAREMLFLIIRANDMKPEDVASAYFTTTTDLNATYPALAARQLGWYDVALLCGHEMTVPNSLPRCIRVLIHWNTRTQAKDIVHVYLRGARQLRPDRKSLPEIPREEIEEVLKNVDLAQLKFDPQGGR; from the coding sequence ATGAATTTGGATGAACAGCGTCTCCCGGAAGAGCGCGGGCCGATGGTGTGCCGCGGTGCCCGCGGCGCCGTCACCGTCACTGAAAACACCGACGAGGCCATTCTTGCGGCGGCCCGGGAGATGCTGTTTCTCATCATCCGCGCCAACGACATGAAACCGGAGGATGTCGCCAGCGCCTATTTCACAACCACGACGGATTTGAACGCCACTTATCCGGCGTTGGCCGCCCGGCAGTTGGGATGGTATGATGTAGCGCTGTTGTGCGGTCACGAGATGACGGTGCCGAACAGCCTCCCCCGGTGCATTCGTGTTCTGATCCATTGGAACACCCGCACTCAGGCGAAGGATATTGTACATGTTTATCTCAGGGGGGCTCGACAGCTGCGACCCGACCGGAAAAGCCTGCCTGAAATTCCCCGGGAGGAGATCGAAGAGGTTCTTAAAAACGTGGATTTAGCTCAACTGAAGTTTGATCCTCAAGGCGGCCGGTAG
- a CDS encoding lysophospholipid acyltransferase family protein, whose translation MKPLIQLRSPYRTNPVRISPFSRAFPDLSFYARFLFIVYRASVKAERGLYDGSDWTRSSFDTLRALERVGVAFEITGVEHLKALRVPCVIIGNHMSVMETTVLPGIVQPVKPVTFVVKKSLLAYPFFRYVLKSRDPIAVTRTHPRRDFKTVLEEGMIRLRQGISIIVFPQTTRTRRFEPSQFNSIGIKLAQRAEVPVVPLALMTDAWENGRCFKDFGRIDPLKKVRFAFGEPLWVQGRGADEHRAVIRFIEEKLETWREARLKPTSS comes from the coding sequence ATGAAGCCACTCATTCAATTGCGATCGCCATACCGGACGAACCCCGTCAGGATTTCACCCTTTTCGAGAGCCTTTCCGGACCTGTCCTTTTACGCCCGGTTTCTTTTCATCGTGTACCGGGCGAGCGTCAAGGCGGAGCGCGGTCTTTACGACGGAAGCGACTGGACCCGGAGCAGTTTTGACACCCTGAGAGCCCTGGAGCGTGTCGGCGTAGCGTTCGAAATCACCGGCGTCGAACACCTGAAAGCGCTTCGTGTGCCTTGTGTGATTATCGGCAATCATATGAGCGTCATGGAGACTACCGTGCTCCCCGGCATTGTTCAGCCCGTCAAGCCGGTGACGTTTGTTGTCAAAAAGAGTCTGCTGGCCTATCCATTCTTCAGATACGTTCTGAAATCCCGGGATCCCATTGCCGTGACGCGAACCCATCCCCGCCGGGACTTCAAGACCGTACTCGAGGAAGGAATGATTCGCCTCAGACAAGGGATTTCCATCATCGTTTTTCCCCAGACCACGCGTACCCGGCGCTTTGAGCCGTCTCAATTCAATTCCATCGGTATCAAGCTGGCGCAACGGGCCGAGGTTCCCGTCGTTCCCCTGGCGCTGATGACGGATGCCTGGGAGAACGGCCGTTGCTTCAAGGATTTTGGAAGGATCGATCCTTTGAAAAAAGTCCGATTTGCGTTCGGTGAACCCTTGTGGGTGCAAGGCAGAGGCGCGGACGAACACCGGGCCGTTATTCGGTTTATCGAAGAGAAGCTTGAAACATGGCGAGAAGCACGCCTTAAACCAACGTCATCATAA
- a CDS encoding GlsB/YeaQ/YmgE family stress response membrane protein, translated as MGIISWIVLGLIVGVIAKLVMPGKDPGGIFVTILIGIAGAFVGGFISSLLGFGSFSGFNFKGLLVSVGGAVLLLAAYRMLKNRKTS; from the coding sequence ATGGGCATCATTTCGTGGATTGTGCTGGGACTCATTGTCGGCGTCATTGCAAAGCTCGTTATGCCGGGAAAAGACCCGGGAGGCATCTTCGTCACCATTCTGATCGGCATTGCCGGCGCGTTCGTGGGGGGATTTATCAGTTCATTGCTTGGATTCGGAAGCTTTTCGGGATTTAATTTCAAGGGGTTGCTCGTCTCCGTCGGCGGTGCTGTTTTGCTTCTTGCAGCATATCGCATGTTAAAAAACAGAAAAACTTCCTGA
- a CDS encoding pyridoxamine 5'-phosphate oxidase family protein: MTLKSYFEEKKGFGVLSTADGEGRVNAAVYSRPHVLEEGTVAFIMWDRLTHSNLQSNPNAVFLFREDGAGYKGKRLYLTKTHEEEESELLHALRRKSSSPEKDAGMSRFLVFFQVHKALPLIGAGEDA, translated from the coding sequence ATGACATTAAAATCGTATTTTGAAGAAAAAAAAGGGTTCGGCGTACTTTCCACCGCTGACGGCGAAGGTCGGGTGAATGCAGCCGTCTATTCCAGGCCTCATGTACTGGAAGAGGGTACGGTGGCTTTCATCATGTGGGACCGTCTGACCCACAGCAATCTTCAGTCCAATCCCAACGCCGTATTTCTGTTCCGCGAAGACGGGGCCGGTTACAAAGGAAAGCGACTGTACCTGACGAAGACGCATGAGGAGGAGGAATCCGAATTGCTCCACGCCTTGCGCCGAAAGAGTTCGTCACCCGAAAAAGACGCCGGTATGTCCAGGTTCCTGGTGTTTTTCCAGGTTCACAAAGCGCTTCCCCTCATCGGAGCGGGGGAGGACGCATAG
- a CDS encoding class I SAM-dependent methyltransferase, with protein MNLITKDAVADVRFTLSWETPEARHTEVYRAPQLNLWRDILPHDIHDGLMGSGAGDSVEMDVTAHLPAYRPSESFTLKRSRFGDTLLGAPRIGRFYPKGLLKDVTGVFPQNISPFRCIHVENGHIQVEFNHPLSKRSAHLVAEVMKVDEKKIERGGTVMDWLETVSEGPGMQARWCGHPTDFFADAPFLRDDEAPDGRFYSKPRFVHHLDAAAIEVIKALYARFLDDGAHVLDLMSSWTSHLPNDFKAGRVSGLGMNIAELEQNTALTDRVIHDLNIDPELPYPSETFDVILCTVSVEYLTQPQSVFDEMARVLKPRGIAVVTFSNRWFPPKAIRIWKHLHEFERMGLVLEYFERSGRFGGLETYSVRGLPRPWDDKYYPQMRYSDPVYAVWGRKLS; from the coding sequence ATGAACCTGATAACGAAAGACGCTGTTGCAGACGTCAGATTTACCCTCTCATGGGAAACTCCGGAAGCGCGGCACACGGAAGTGTATCGTGCCCCCCAGCTCAACCTGTGGCGTGACATCCTCCCGCATGACATCCATGACGGATTGATGGGAAGCGGCGCCGGCGATTCGGTGGAGATGGACGTAACGGCCCATCTGCCCGCCTATCGACCGAGCGAGAGCTTCACCCTGAAGCGATCGCGGTTTGGCGACACGCTTCTGGGCGCGCCGAGAATCGGCCGCTTCTATCCCAAGGGCCTTCTCAAAGACGTCACCGGGGTCTTCCCACAGAATATTTCACCGTTTAGATGCATTCACGTCGAAAACGGACATATCCAGGTGGAGTTCAATCACCCCCTATCGAAAAGATCGGCACATCTTGTCGCCGAAGTGATGAAGGTCGACGAGAAAAAAATCGAGCGGGGCGGAACCGTCATGGATTGGCTGGAAACCGTGAGCGAGGGACCGGGTATGCAGGCCCGATGGTGTGGGCATCCCACCGACTTTTTCGCGGACGCTCCCTTCCTGCGGGATGACGAGGCACCGGACGGCCGTTTTTACAGCAAGCCCCGTTTCGTTCATCACCTCGATGCCGCCGCCATCGAGGTCATCAAAGCGCTCTACGCAAGATTCCTCGATGACGGTGCGCACGTTCTCGACCTCATGAGCAGCTGGACATCGCATCTTCCCAACGACTTTAAAGCGGGGCGGGTCTCGGGGCTGGGCATGAACATCGCGGAGTTGGAGCAGAACACCGCTCTCACGGACCGCGTGATCCACGATTTGAACATCGATCCCGAACTTCCCTATCCATCGGAAACTTTCGATGTTATACTGTGCACGGTTTCGGTGGAATATCTGACCCAACCGCAATCGGTGTTCGATGAAATGGCGCGGGTGCTCAAGCCTCGAGGCATTGCCGTGGTAACATTCTCCAACCGCTGGTTTCCGCCAAAAGCCATCCGGATCTGGAAGCACCTTCACGAGTTTGAACGGATGGGGTTGGTTCTGGAGTATTTCGAGCGGTCGGGTCGGTTCGGGGGTCTCGAAACCTACTCCGTTCGCGGCCTGCCGAGACCGTGGGATGACAAGTATTATCCACAGATGCGCTATTCCGATCCGGTGTATGCGGTGTGGGGACGAAAACTGAGCTGA
- a CDS encoding LuxR C-terminal-related transcriptional regulator codes for MISEPMTFSDVLAQTVLDSLSAHIAIIDQKGIILETNQAWQGYARKNGLEGNADAIGTNYLDVCENASGDDAEDARKAADGIRLVISGEAREFLYDYPCHSPNGEHWFYMRAVRILYDGPVRVVISHEDITDLKLAEEALKESEAALKEQKQSLEESNIALKVLLKQREADKVELEQKILGNMKKLVFPYIEKLKKAGLKARERTFVEIVDTHLKDIISPFLQRMSAADIFLTPQEIQVASLVKDGKSSKEIAEILSIAETTVHFHRRNLRIKFGIENRKTNLRTYLLSLS; via the coding sequence ATGATATCCGAACCTATGACGTTTTCAGATGTGCTTGCCCAGACGGTGCTGGATTCCCTCTCGGCCCATATCGCCATCATCGACCAGAAGGGTATTATTCTCGAAACAAACCAGGCGTGGCAGGGTTACGCCCGCAAAAACGGGCTGGAGGGAAACGCGGACGCCATCGGAACCAACTACCTCGACGTCTGCGAAAACGCATCGGGTGACGACGCGGAGGATGCCCGGAAGGCAGCCGACGGCATCCGCCTCGTCATCTCCGGCGAGGCCAGGGAATTCCTCTACGATTACCCCTGCCATTCCCCCAACGGGGAGCATTGGTTCTACATGCGCGCCGTTCGGATACTCTATGACGGCCCGGTTCGCGTCGTCATCAGCCACGAAGACATTACCGATCTGAAGCTCGCGGAAGAAGCGTTGAAAGAAAGCGAGGCGGCCCTCAAAGAACAAAAACAGAGCCTGGAGGAGAGCAACATCGCTCTCAAGGTCCTCCTCAAACAACGGGAAGCCGACAAGGTCGAGCTGGAACAGAAGATTCTGGGCAACATGAAGAAACTCGTCTTTCCCTATATCGAAAAGCTGAAAAAAGCCGGCTTGAAAGCCAGAGAACGGACCTTCGTGGAGATTGTCGATACCCATTTGAAAGACATCATTTCGCCTTTTCTGCAACGCATGTCAGCAGCCGATATTTTCCTCACGCCCCAGGAAATTCAGGTGGCCTCGTTGGTGAAAGACGGAAAGAGCAGCAAGGAAATCGCGGAAATCCTGAGCATCGCCGAGACGACGGTTCACTTCCACCGGCGCAATCTCCGGATCAAGTTCGGAATCGAGAATCGAAAGACCAACCTGAGGACCTATCTCCTTTCCCTGTCCTGA
- a CDS encoding MurR/RpiR family transcriptional regulator: MVKLQEHPLLKKIIENRSSLTPKGRILSDFILSNPRKVVFMTTKELAQACEVSEATVVRFVVQVGFDGYSNFQQALRDLVDTEMTLVDRVDLTDMGEPGADRFRHEVFKEIDNLKQMYRSLDIETIRAAASALHDSDNIFVVGSRLSFTLAYYFGWQLTKIRGNIQILKGSDSTSLDRLTIASPESLVILIATSRYPNELIRIAKHVRRMGHTLIVISDSSLCPVNGFARHVLVAPSKHIPIFGSTASLTCLINYIVLELSGRYGDALKMHQEKLERSYRENDILFNLEVFDG; this comes from the coding sequence ATGGTCAAACTCCAGGAGCATCCTCTTCTGAAGAAAATCATTGAGAACCGTTCATCCCTCACGCCAAAGGGCCGAATTTTAAGCGATTTCATCCTGTCCAATCCGAGAAAGGTGGTCTTCATGACCACCAAGGAACTGGCCCAGGCCTGCGAGGTGAGCGAGGCCACGGTGGTCCGGTTCGTGGTCCAGGTGGGGTTTGACGGATACAGCAATTTCCAGCAGGCGCTGCGGGATCTTGTGGACACGGAGATGACGCTGGTGGACCGGGTGGATCTGACGGATATGGGGGAACCGGGCGCCGATCGCTTCCGTCACGAGGTTTTCAAGGAGATCGACAATCTCAAGCAGATGTACCGGAGCCTGGACATCGAAACGATCCGCGCGGCGGCGTCGGCGCTCCATGACAGCGACAATATTTTCGTTGTGGGATCCCGCCTTTCTTTCACCCTGGCCTATTATTTCGGCTGGCAGCTCACCAAGATTCGAGGGAATATCCAGATCCTGAAGGGGAGTGACTCCACCAGCCTGGACCGACTGACCATTGCCTCCCCGGAAAGCCTGGTGATCCTGATTGCGACCTCCCGCTACCCCAATGAGCTGATTCGCATCGCGAAGCATGTCCGTCGGATGGGGCATACCCTCATCGTCATCTCCGACAGTTCTCTTTGCCCTGTGAACGGGTTTGCCCGCCATGTGCTGGTGGCCCCTTCGAAACATATCCCGATTTTCGGCAGCACCGCCAGCCTCACCTGCCTGATCAACTATATCGTCCTGGAACTCTCCGGCCGGTACGGCGACGCATTGAAGATGCATCAGGAGAAACTCGAGCGATCCTATCGCGAGAACGACATCCTGTTCAATCTGGAGGTTTTCGACGGGTAA
- a CDS encoding nitrilase-related carbon-nitrogen hydrolase — translation MKVGVYQTNPVLLDVKSNMEDTLQKIEAAKAEGVDLVVFPELSLTGYFVRERYHEAALRMDSPEIKRLAAATRGTAAVIGFIEESKAMNFYNSALVAVDGEILFAYRKLNLPNYGVFEERKIFSSGKQVRVFRHKGLTIAPFICNDLWHPSLPYLGVTQKADIFITMFNSSRGSMGNEFSNIESWSIINRFYSRVFGVYNLCANRVGCEVFEDLRSRDETPEDATDTSMVDDNPFRFWGGSEIINPFGHVITSAALFEPDAVFADISRDLVRRKRILLPYLRNDDPYFTHRELGRILYGQKLSA, via the coding sequence ATGAAAGTGGGCGTATATCAGACCAATCCTGTCCTCCTGGATGTCAAGAGCAACATGGAGGACACACTTCAGAAAATCGAGGCTGCCAAGGCCGAAGGCGTCGACCTGGTGGTCTTCCCCGAACTCTCCCTCACCGGATATTTTGTTCGGGAAAGATACCATGAAGCGGCGCTTCGCATGGATTCGCCCGAAATCAAACGGTTGGCCGCAGCAACCCGGGGGACGGCGGCCGTCATTGGGTTCATCGAAGAGTCCAAAGCCATGAATTTCTACAATTCGGCGCTGGTGGCCGTGGACGGCGAAATCCTTTTCGCCTACCGAAAGCTCAATCTGCCCAATTACGGTGTTTTCGAGGAACGCAAGATCTTCTCGTCGGGGAAGCAGGTCCGGGTCTTTCGTCATAAAGGTCTGACCATCGCCCCTTTCATCTGCAACGACCTCTGGCATCCTTCCCTGCCGTATCTCGGGGTTACCCAGAAGGCCGACATCTTCATCACCATGTTCAACTCTTCCCGGGGATCCATGGGAAACGAGTTCTCGAACATCGAAAGCTGGAGCATCATCAACCGATTCTATTCCCGCGTGTTCGGCGTTTACAATCTCTGCGCCAACCGCGTGGGATGCGAAGTCTTCGAGGATCTCAGATCGCGGGACGAAACACCGGAGGATGCAACCGACACGAGTATGGTGGACGACAACCCTTTCCGGTTCTGGGGCGGCAGCGAGATCATCAACCCCTTCGGCCATGTCATCACGTCGGCGGCACTCTTCGAACCCGATGCCGTCTTCGCGGATATCTCGAGGGACCTGGTCCGCAGAAAGCGAATTCTGCTCCCCTACCTTCGGAACGACGATCCCTACTTTACCCACCGGGAGCTGGGAAGAATCCTTTACGGGCAAAAACTATCGGCCTGA
- a CDS encoding MmgE/PrpD family protein → MPHSLTGHVIRFITHTRWQDLPETVRRQARRCLMDAMGAMIAGTKTPVGAIMTEMAQEQYPGDQAAILVRNRRASLVGAALANGFAGNALDIDDGYRRVKGHPGACILPVVLAAAEANRSSGAAFLTALVIGYEVGIRAGLIRHATYAAYHSSGSWGAVAAAAAGGRLFDLSPETLRHAMGAAEYHAPIAPMMKGIDTPSMGKDSIGWGAMVAMNAILMARKGFTGIRPLFDDTPEPRWVENLGREWEILNLYFKPYAACRWGQPAVAGALKIAREHHLKPSEIRHIRVRTFEAAARLPLGRPRNTEEAQYSLVFPVAAALTDGEVGPAQVLPPRLHAPELATLMNRISIEVEPSFDAEFPAKAPAEVSVETMTGERFTSGRIEALWEPPDTLPSDADLQQKFLWLTAPVIGRDPACNLAEQIWSADRWADIHPIIDGSRAAV, encoded by the coding sequence ATGCCCCACAGTTTAACCGGTCATGTCATCCGGTTCATCACCCATACCCGCTGGCAGGACTTGCCTGAGACGGTTCGCCGCCAGGCGCGCCGATGCCTCATGGACGCCATGGGTGCCATGATCGCGGGCACGAAGACTCCCGTCGGCGCGATTATGACCGAGATGGCCCAGGAACAGTATCCGGGGGACCAGGCCGCCATCCTGGTCCGGAACCGGAGAGCCTCTCTTGTCGGCGCGGCCTTGGCCAACGGCTTTGCCGGCAACGCCCTTGACATCGACGACGGCTATCGAAGGGTCAAGGGCCACCCGGGCGCCTGCATCCTGCCCGTGGTGCTTGCCGCCGCCGAAGCAAACCGGTCCTCCGGCGCGGCGTTCCTGACGGCCCTGGTCATCGGCTACGAGGTCGGCATCCGGGCCGGTCTGATTCGACACGCCACCTACGCTGCTTACCATTCGTCCGGATCCTGGGGCGCCGTGGCGGCCGCCGCCGCCGGCGGGAGGCTCTTTGATCTGTCCCCGGAGACATTACGGCACGCCATGGGAGCCGCTGAATACCACGCCCCCATTGCCCCCATGATGAAGGGCATCGATACCCCCTCCATGGGCAAGGACAGCATCGGTTGGGGGGCTATGGTCGCCATGAACGCCATCCTCATGGCGCGGAAGGGATTCACCGGCATCCGCCCCCTTTTCGACGATACGCCGGAACCGAGGTGGGTGGAAAACCTTGGACGTGAGTGGGAAATCCTCAACCTTTATTTCAAGCCCTACGCCGCATGCCGGTGGGGGCAGCCGGCCGTGGCCGGCGCACTGAAGATCGCCCGGGAACATCATCTCAAGCCGTCGGAAATCCGGCACATCCGGGTACGCACCTTCGAAGCCGCCGCCAGACTTCCCCTGGGCCGTCCCCGGAATACCGAGGAGGCCCAGTACAGCCTGGTGTTCCCGGTGGCCGCCGCGTTGACGGACGGGGAGGTGGGACCCGCCCAGGTGCTGCCCCCGCGCCTCCACGCTCCCGAGCTGGCGACCTTGATGAACCGGATCTCCATCGAAGTCGAACCATCGTTTGACGCTGAATTTCCGGCAAAAGCGCCGGCGGAGGTGTCGGTTGAAACCATGACCGGCGAACGCTTCACCTCCGGCAGAATCGAGGCCCTGTGGGAACCGCCGGACACCCTGCCCTCGGATGCCGACCTCCAGCAGAAATTTCTTTGGCTGACCGCTCCGGTTATCGGCCGGGATCCCGCCTGCAACCTGGCGGAACAGATCTGGTCGGCGGATCGGTGGGCCGATATCCACCCCATTATTGATGGGTCCCGAGCCGCCGTCTGA
- a CDS encoding glycine betaine ABC transporter substrate-binding protein has translation MKKMTWNLITALLIAAFTLTGTAFSQEKKIVVGAKNFTEQRVLGLIMIELLQKNGFTTEDKTGLGGTLVARKALENGQIDIYMEYTGTALVTMLKEKEVITDPQACYDFVKEADLERNGLVWLPMMPFNNTYCLMMRKDDAEKKGIKTLSDLSAYVKAHKNEINFGTNEEFYARPDGYKPLQKKYDFQFGRKNIKKMTPGLLYKALEGGQVDVAMGFATDGRIKGMGFVVLEDDKNYFPVYNPAPVVKKETFEKYPELETIFLPLTDKLDTAAMTEMNYQVDTEHKPVEDVAKAWLKTAGLL, from the coding sequence ATGAAGAAAATGACATGGAATTTGATTACGGCACTGTTGATCGCGGCCTTCACCCTGACAGGTACGGCCTTTTCCCAGGAAAAAAAAATAGTGGTCGGCGCCAAGAACTTCACCGAGCAGCGGGTTCTCGGGCTGATCATGATCGAACTGCTGCAGAAAAACGGATTTACAACGGAGGACAAGACAGGACTCGGGGGTACCCTGGTGGCCCGAAAGGCCCTGGAGAACGGCCAGATCGACATCTACATGGAATACACCGGGACCGCCCTGGTCACCATGCTGAAAGAGAAGGAGGTCATTACCGATCCACAGGCGTGCTATGATTTCGTTAAAGAGGCCGATCTGGAGCGAAACGGCCTGGTCTGGCTCCCCATGATGCCCTTCAACAATACCTACTGCCTCATGATGCGCAAGGACGACGCCGAGAAAAAGGGCATCAAGACCCTCTCGGATCTTTCCGCCTACGTCAAGGCTCACAAGAACGAGATCAATTTCGGAACCAACGAAGAATTCTACGCCCGCCCCGACGGCTACAAACCCCTTCAGAAAAAATATGATTTCCAGTTTGGTCGCAAGAATATCAAGAAGATGACCCCCGGTCTTCTTTACAAGGCCCTGGAAGGCGGTCAGGTGGACGTGGCCATGGGATTCGCCACCGACGGTCGCATCAAAGGCATGGGATTTGTAGTTCTCGAAGACGACAAGAACTATTTTCCGGTCTACAATCCCGCACCGGTGGTGAAGAAGGAGACGTTCGAGAAATATCCGGAGCTGGAAACCATTTTCCTCCCTCTGACCGATAAGCTCGACACCGCGGCCATGACCGAGATGAACTATCAGGTCGACACCGAACACAAGCCTGTGGAGGATGTGGCCAAAGCCTGGCTCAAGACTGCGGGATTGCTGTAA
- a CDS encoding ABC transporter permease has product MKKKKKTGGAGRFWMMTAFVLTFISGIYAEQLGFLQFAMDNPEEIWMLFVEHIQLVLISSVISIAIGVPTGILLTRGFMRRYRDWILNILGICQTVPSLAVIAIAMTYLGIGKKTAIFALVIYGLLPIIRNSVAGLAGINPVFLDAGRGMGMTPAQMLFKVELPNAMYIILTGIRTSTVINVGTAAMSFLVGGGGLGDLIFSGIAMVDPGYMLAGAVPTAALAIFMNWFIGKMEGWIVSDGLVYEK; this is encoded by the coding sequence ATGAAAAAAAAGAAAAAAACCGGAGGTGCCGGCCGTTTCTGGATGATGACAGCCTTCGTGCTGACCTTTATATCGGGTATCTACGCGGAACAACTTGGATTTCTCCAATTCGCCATGGACAACCCCGAGGAGATCTGGATGCTCTTTGTGGAGCACATCCAGTTGGTCCTCATCTCAAGCGTCATATCCATCGCCATCGGCGTCCCCACCGGCATCCTGCTCACCAGGGGCTTCATGCGAAGGTATCGGGACTGGATTCTCAATATCCTGGGTATCTGCCAGACGGTCCCTTCGCTGGCGGTCATCGCGATCGCAATGACCTACCTGGGCATCGGCAAAAAAACCGCCATCTTCGCGCTGGTAATATACGGTCTTCTACCCATCATCCGTAACAGCGTCGCCGGACTGGCCGGCATCAACCCGGTCTTTCTCGACGCGGGCAGGGGCATGGGCATGACTCCCGCCCAGATGCTGTTCAAGGTGGAACTGCCCAATGCCATGTATATCATCCTCACCGGCATCCGAACCTCCACCGTCATCAACGTCGGCACGGCAGCCATGAGCTTTCTGGTGGGCGGCGGCGGCCTGGGCGATCTGATCTTCAGCGGGATCGCCATGGTGGACCCGGGCTATATGCTCGCCGGAGCGGTTCCCACGGCGGCTCTGGCCATCTTCATGAACTGGTTCATCGGAAAGATGGAGGGATGGATTGTCAGCGACGGACTGGTCTACGAAAAATAG
- a CDS encoding ABC transporter ATP-binding protein has product MIRLERLTKIYPGSTIPAVDNISLHIPNGEICILIGSSGCGKTTLMRMINRLEPITSGTIKIDGKDVTHMDVIELRRGIGYAIQQIGLFPHMTVFENITVVPRLLGWNKKRMSERVDELLSLVNLDPAIYRDRYPRELSGGQAQRIGVARAMAANPPVMLMDEPFGAIDPINREVLQDEFLKIQEKLKKTIVFVTHDIHEAVKMGDRIALLDAGNLIQYATPEELLTRPKNQFVKDFVGADRALKRLDLLKVADAMLKNPVRCNTEDASEKILERMIEKDLDYLLVTAPGNRLVGYVNLDMLRGHKGIVGDLARPMSITVRPDQNLKDALSKMLTYDIGIVVAVDDQGVLQGVLNSKTLVSVVGETYDEHGGHWGRITTGGRIL; this is encoded by the coding sequence ATGATACGACTCGAACGCCTTACGAAAATCTATCCCGGAAGCACGATTCCGGCCGTGGACAACATCAGTCTGCACATTCCCAACGGAGAGATCTGCATCCTCATCGGCTCTTCCGGTTGCGGCAAGACAACCCTGATGCGGATGATCAACCGCCTGGAGCCCATCACCTCGGGCACTATCAAAATCGACGGCAAGGACGTCACCCACATGGACGTCATCGAGCTTCGGCGCGGCATCGGCTACGCCATCCAGCAGATCGGTCTCTTCCCCCACATGACCGTCTTCGAAAACATCACCGTCGTCCCCAGGCTCCTGGGGTGGAACAAAAAACGAATGAGCGAACGGGTTGACGAACTTCTCTCCCTGGTGAACCTCGATCCGGCCATCTATCGGGACCGCTATCCCCGGGAGCTCTCCGGCGGTCAGGCCCAACGGATCGGCGTGGCCCGGGCCATGGCGGCCAACCCACCGGTCATGCTCATGGACGAACCCTTCGGCGCCATCGATCCCATCAACCGGGAGGTGCTTCAGGACGAGTTCCTCAAGATCCAGGAGAAGCTCAAAAAAACCATTGTCTTCGTGACCCACGACATCCACGAAGCGGTCAAGATGGGCGACCGCATCGCTCTTCTCGACGCCGGAAACCTCATTCAATACGCCACTCCGGAAGAGCTTCTCACCCGCCCTAAAAACCAGTTCGTCAAGGATTTCGTTGGTGCCGACCGGGCACTCAAGCGCCTCGATCTGCTCAAGGTGGCGGATGCCATGCTGAAAAACCCCGTCCGATGCAACACCGAGGATGCCAGCGAAAAGATACTCGAGCGCATGATCGAGAAGGATCTCGATTATCTTCTGGTCACGGCGCCGGGCAACCGCCTCGTAGGATATGTCAATCTCGATATGCTTCGAGGGCACAAAGGTATTGTCGGCGACCTGGCCCGGCCCATGAGCATCACCGTTCGACCGGATCAGAATCTCAAGGACGCCCTCAGCAAAATGCTCACCTACGACATCGGCATCGTCGTGGCGGTGGACGATCAGGGTGTACTGCAGGGGGTCCTCAATTCGAAAACCCTTGTTTCCGTAGTAGGCGAAACCTATGATGAACACGGCGGCCATTGGGGCAGGATCACCACGGGCGGGAGGATTCTATGA